From Dermacentor albipictus isolate Rhodes 1998 colony chromosome 8, USDA_Dalb.pri_finalv2, whole genome shotgun sequence:
TTTTACAATTGCCACCAAATATGCAGCTGTCACCAGTACACAAATTCTGTCGGCGACAAGAACGGCGCCGTGACAACACGGCAACGGCGTAGTTTGCAAAGCCTTCTCAACACCTGCACTAAGGTATCACGCTGTGTACTCAGCCGCTGTACACTCTACAGGAATGTGCCGAATGAACAATCAGCCTCCGGGTCGTGAAATGCCAAATGAAAGCTGTATGTTGAGTCAAGCTTGTTTTGACACTTCAATACGTACCTGCACTAAAGTATTTCGCAATTCAAAGTGAAATGGCAGCTTGTAAAGAGATCCAGTGCAGGGAGATTATTTTTTGCACGTTCATGCAGGTGCGTGTCGCCGACCCAGACGGCGAGGATGccatgaagggaaaaaaaaaaaaacgtggacgCAAGCAGCCGCAGGTCGAAGAGCAGTAAGAATTGATGAAACACGTACAGACAAACACGCACTTGCGCACACAGACGctgtctctctctcacacacagcCTATTTTTAcgtcctctgcaggacgaaggcgacCGCCAATTACCTCTGTATTGCACTATAGTTGATTCCAACTTGCCCCTGAAATTTTCCTTATTTCATCACCCCGCCTTGTTTTCTGTCTTCCTTGACCGCACTCCACTCCCCTTGACAACAAATCTgtgactctaatggtccaccagttatctaaatATCCTACGCTTTACATGGCccgcccagcttcatttttttctcttaatgtcaagtagaatatcggctatccctgcttGCTCTCTGAGAcacaccgctttcttcctgtcCCCTGTCGTTCCGCCCAACTTGTtctagcttctttgttaacctccatgtTCGTGCCCTGTAtgttagcgctggtagaatgTGATAATTGTGCACTTTTCCTTTCAAAGGCAGTGGTAAGAATAAGCTCCTATCCAGGATTTGGTAACGCCTGCCTTAtacaaaccatttttattcttgtttccttctcgtgatcagggtctcTTGTGAGTAACTCACCTATATAAATGTACTCATTCACAGACTGtataggctgactggcgatcttcaATTTTTGTTCTcttcccctccccaagtgtagggcagccaaccaggcACGTCCTTGTTTAACCtacctacctttccctcttcgtttctctctctctttttcccttgCCAAGCTTTTGAACATTAGGTTTGTGTTTGAATTACTCGAAGATACGGGAATTACTTGAAGAAATAATCGAAATTACAAGTGATCAGCCTTGTCAATTTAAACCAAAACAAAAAGTGCCTCCTCTTGCTTTCTGGACTTGGGTTTTAGCCAAATAGAATCGGTGAAAACCTATTTGCCAGAAAGCTAAGACGGCGATAGGCTTGCACCTTCTAGCCTACATGCGCTTCGATGTAGCCTGTCCAGGTCAGCGTCGCCTGCCCCGCCCAAGAAATCTCTACTCTTTCCTTATATGCGGCCTTTTTGCCTGTCACTGCGACGAAAAGAAGTGGTCAGGGCAgcataatttacacccttaacaGTCAATAATGGTGCAAATTGGCATATAACTCACACAGTGACATCCTGTTTTGGCGTATAAGAGTGTGAGTCAACGATCGATTTACACCCGTATTAAATTTTCATTGTgttaattattttacagtgcacgcaTCAGGGTGGATGAATCCATAGCCTTGCTCCTTGCTGTTTTCGAGTAAAGGCAAGTGCAGTAGTTGAAGTGGGCAAGTTCACCGATTGATGCTAATTTAAGACGGTATCCACTTTGCATATTATCTTTTCTTCCTTTATTCTTTAGGTCCCCTAAAAACATTAGAGGGTATTCAGTAGGGAAGAAATACAAAATTATTCTGTCACTCATAGAAACACCtgaacaaaaaatgaagaaaaaaaacatttgaattcTCTAGAAAGTAAATGCTGTAGCACTATAAGGGGAGTCTTAACGACTCCTTCAAAATGTTATTCACAATTAAGGAAGGCGCAACGTGACAAAATTACTATGCAATTCTTCAAGGGCATAAATAACAAGAacacaaaatgaaaagaaaaatgagaaataCTTATATGGTATCCCGGAAATGGTAAGTACAGTATTATAACGTGAAAGGTACCAAGGACACATTCAAATGTCCTGTGAAACACGAACGTCTCTTCAACGTCTATGATTGATCCAAACGACAACGTCTTGAAGTCACGTACGTGTCACGTCTCGCGCATGTGCCGTTTTTATAAGAAAAAGCATGGCTGTTTATAGGATGTACTATCTACATGATTATTAGACTACCAGATAAGGCATAATGGATGTACATAGCCTGCCGAGCCTGTCGTCCTGACCGTAGATGCGTCGCCACACGGCATGAGAGCCGTCCTTGCGCACCGGCACAAGAATCGCCAGGAACGCTTTGTGTAATTTGTttctcgtcggcttcatgctgcagaacAACGTTaaagccagctggacaaggaaaaCCTCGCCCTCATGCTCGGGGTCGAGCGCTTTCCtcagtatctgtggggccggaaACCCGCGGCGGTCACAGACCACAAGCCACTGCTGGGGCTGCTGGGACCTGACAAGGCGGTGcccgtgcaggcatcacctcgagtggtactctgggccttgaggctggcagcctAGAGCTACCAGCTGGTCtaccgtccgggaaaggaccAGAGATCTGCTGATACCCTGAGCTGCCTGCCGCTGCCAGAGGTGCCTGCCGTTGTTagagaacctgctgaagtgttcatgcgaGAGCACGCGTACCCGGAGGTACTCTCTAGATCTGCGGTGTCACAGTCCACCAACCGGGACCTAGTCCTCTcccaggtggtcaaggcggtgtcccgaGGGGAGGAGTTGGTTCAGCGGGTCTATAGCCACAAGGCCACCGAGGATAGCCTGcggcagggctgcctactgtggggttccaggTCGGTGATAGCCCAAAGTCTCtggtccagggtcctgcagttgctgcactcGGGTCTTTCTGGCGTGGAAAAGACAAAGATGGTGGTCCGGTCCCACGCTTAgtggcctggaccaggacatcgtTCACATAGTACAGAACTACCAagtctgccaggagcatcagcggcccTCACGTCATATGGAAATCGCctcctggccgttcccacagagaccctggtcccgcctgcATGTTGATTTTGGGAGGCCCTTGAAGGACCATTACTTCCTAGTGGTGGTAGACGTCTTTTCGAAGTGAGTGGGGGTCCTatctgtcaccactccatcagcaggcgtgACCATTTCAGCGCTGCAGCAGGTCTTCCCCAACCAGGAGTTGCCGGACGTCATCgcgtccgacaatggtcctgctttcgccagcacagagtacctggcctggctgacaaaGAACGGAATCCGCCGAATGATGGTTCCGCCGTTCCATCCTGCTTCAAAGGGTGCAGCCGAGTGCGTGGTGCagaccatcaaggacaagctcaagaagagccaggcTGGGGATTCCCGGACGCAGTTTGCTTAGAGTACCGTTCCACTACCGTACCACGCCCTACTATGTCACAGGCCATACCTCCTGTGAGCTCCGGCTGGGatggatggtcaagacacccttggatgTCTTGCAcccggacctccgatccacagccttcctgaagcagaagctggctgctgaccgaaggtgccgtcccgggcctttgcaGGAGTCGGGAGttccagttttcgccaggaactttcgtcctggcccaccctagtccgccggacaggtggtgtcttctgccagcgcctcatcgctgctcgtccgcatgccagacaGGGCCACGTGGCATCAGcacgccgaccatgttaggccttGCCTCGGGACCTGGTTTGCACCGTCGGCTGCCACTTCAGAAGTCCAGCCCGCAGGGGGACCAACGGCAACACGAGTCGCTGCCAGCGAAGCACTCCCTACCTCGGAGGCTGCAAGCGTTGCCAGTTGTGCGGCTCCCGTTGAGCCGCAGTCAAGTCTGGCGCCACTCTCAAGGCGCCCCCTGGCCACTGCGGACCCTCTGGACGGAGCAAGGCTGGCTCAGACAGCACCCAGTGTTGCCGAACCCGGCCTTGGCGCGAATATATTAGATAGAATAGAAAATCACTTAAGTCCGTCTGGACCTTAAGTGATTTTCGAAAAAATATGCGTCCGGACTCGATCTATAGGCTATGAGTAGACTTGCCCGTTTTGTGATTAGCCTCTGCTCCCTGTCACCATCGTCAACCGTATGGTTgcgctttcttttcgttttccctGCTCCCAACGCAGAGGAATGTACTGTGGCAATATCTTCAAAAGAGAACCCTCTAACCCTACCCTTGGTAATGGCCGTGAATAGATATTAATAAACTTTTTCCTACGAGGACGGCAGAGGTCTAGGCACAACAGTTGCTTTTAAAAGGAAGTTTTCCGCATACAAGGAAACACCTGGGTAGAGTGACCTGGGTAGACGAACAACACGGCATGCACGCGGGATGCGCTGGCAGCGTGACTGAtaaaaactacaaaaaaagaaCCACTGCGACACACAGGCTTATGTGCGTCTGTGCTTCTCTTCCTGTCCCTGCCTTTCGCACCGTCCCTACCCGATCACACACAACCGGCTCAACCGAATCACTACAATTACGTTGGTCGTTAGTTTTGAATTTCCCGCTTCTAATGCTGCACGAATTTGTACGCTTTGACACCTTCCTATGATAACGCTTGAACTATTACGTCGCTTACAAAGCGTCCTCGAGGAAAGGAGCTGTGCTGTCGAATAGTATCTAATAAAGTTACTCAAACCCTCTTTGGCAGCACAGAGTGGATCAATCAACGATCGTTGGTGCGTTGGTTGGTGATCGCTGACAAAAATGTCATAGTGGTCATAGTAACGACGACGGCCTCGCACTAAGCAAAAGTAAAAATTAACTGAAAAAACTTTAAATTAAGCTAtttcccaaaaaagaaaaactttactTATTAaaagtttaaaaaatatatatcaaCATAACATTTTGCACATTATTATTGTGCTGCGGAGCTACTTTTATTGTAATGGCTGCCTCCCTTCGGGAGTCCTGTTTATTGATCTCCGGCACATGGAAAACGTAAACAATTCTGCCTCCGTGCTTCGGCATACAGGCCGTACGCCGATCAAGATCGCCAAATGGAAGATCCAAGCGGGCAGCCGGATTTCGCATGGCACTGGTATCTTGTTGTACCAGAAATCGGGCGAAAGTTCCGACGCGGACGCGCAGTTGTACAAGCTCAAGTCCGAATGCGATGGCACCGTCGACACATTGGTGGCCCAAGAAGGAGACGTCCTGAAACCAGGGTACGAACGATTGCGGTTTTGTTCGTTCAGCTAGTTCTATTTGCACCTGGCTGCTTTTCGCGAGTAACGTTCGATTCTTTCTTTGGCGAGGTTTGCCGAACCGAACGACACCGTTTCAAATTCTgcgatgcgcgcgcgcgcgcgcgctttcgtTTGAACAGCGTAGTCGCGTTGCCGAGTTGGGCGCATTAGCTGCGAAAAGAATGCAGAGCTTACGATTATCGGAGCAACGGAGTCATTTTGTGCTCGCACTGAGCCTTGCTACACCGACATGCGCGTGCGTTCGGCGTTCTTCTGTTTCCAGCGCATTCGTAGCGGGCAGTTACTCGAGCGACAGATTAAATTCGCTCTCGTGTTGTGCCGTTTGACTCCTACTCACTGTTTGTGTCTGGCTTATTTGCCGATCGCGTCCTATTGCTTCTTCCTTGTGCGTATGCGGTTAAATAGAAATAACGCGGGTACGCTGCGTTGAGCGCGTCTCGAAAGCGCAGTTGCTGAGTGGATATTGATTAGCTTTATCGTGTTGCAGGGATGT
This genomic window contains:
- the LOC139049232 gene encoding uncharacterized protein, which codes for MLGVERFPQYLWGRKPAAVTDHKPLLGLLGPDKAVPVQASPRVVPAVVREPAEVFMREHAYPEVLSRSAVSQSTNRDLVLSQVVKAVSRGEELVQRVYSHKATEDSLRQGCLLWGSRSVIAQSLWSRVLQLLHSGVTISALQQVFPNQELPDVIASDNGPAFASTEYLAWLTKNGIRRMMVPPFHPASKGAAECVVQTIKDKLKKSQAGDSRTQFA